The Chryseobacterium sp. JV274 sequence TACCTGTTTTACAGCAACAGAAGTATGAATCATATTTTAAGGAAAGCGGAAATTGACAGATTGGTAGAACATTTCAATGGCAGACTGAAGGTGATTTACCTGGTAAGCCGTGAAAAACATGAAGATCCTGTTTTTGAAGGAAGAATTTCTTCCGAGAAATTGGAACAGTTATTTGAAAGATATACAGATATTGATGTAAGAGAAGCTACCTATTTCATTTGCGGACCTGCAGAAATGATTAAAGGGATTGCAGACTACCTGAAAAAAGATAAAAAAGTACCTGCTATCCAGGTATTATTTGAATATTTCACTGCTCCTGATGAAGAAAATACGGAGGAAATGAGTGATGAATTCAAGGCAATTGCCAATATTGAAAGTATGGTAACGGTAATTATTGATGATGATGAATATTCGTTCCACCTTAATTCTAAAAAAGAGAGTATCTTAGATAAAGCATTGAAAGACAATCTTCCTGTACCTTTTGCATGTAAAGGAGGAGTGTGCTGTACGTGTAAAGCGGAAGTTTTGGAAGGAGAAGTTTTCATGGAGAAAAACTACGCGCTTACCGAAGATGAAGTAGCCAGAGGCTTCGTTCTTACCTGTCAATGTCACCCGACAACGAATGTGGTGATGCTTAATTATGATGTTTAATTTTTTGTAAAATGTAAAACGTATAATGTAAAACGTATATCGAAAATACATTGTACAACCAACATTTTACTTTAGTACAAAAAACAAAAAAATGGACTTAGAAAAATTTGTACAATATGTACATGACGAAAATAAAGTAGAACCAAAAGATGTAATGCCCGATGATTACAGAAAATTATTGGTTCGTCAGATTTCACAGCACGCCCATTCTGAAATTGTAGGAATGCTGCCGGAAGCCAACTGGATCTCCAGAGCTCCTTCATTGAGAAGAAAAATGGCTCTTTTAGCAAAAGTTCAGGATGAGGCAGGCCACGGTTTATACCTTTATTCTGCAACAGAAACGTTAGGAAACGGAACTATCAGAGCTGATAGAGACGCTACTTATGATGATATGCTGGAAGGAAAAGCAAAGTACTCAAGTATCTTTAATTATCCAACGCTAAGCTGGGCGGATATCGGTGCAATCGGCTGGCTGGTAGATGGTGCAGCCATTATGAATCAGGTAATGCTGATGGGGAATTCTTACGGTCCTTATTCCAGAGCGATGGTGAAAATCTGTAAAGAAGAATCTTTCCACCAAAGACAGGGATATGAGATTCTAATGGCACTTTGCCGTGGTACCAAACAGCAGAAAGAAATGGCTCAGGCTTCATTAAACCGTTTCTGGTGGCCGGCTCTAATGATGTTCGGACCTAATGATGACAGCTCGCCAAACTCTAAGATCTCTATGAATTACAGAGTAAAAAGAGAAAGTAATGATAACCTTCGTCAGAGATTTATCGACGTTACTGTTTCTCAGGCTGAATTCTTAGGATTGACTGTTCCGGATAAAGACCTGAAATGGAATGAAGAAAGACAACATTATGATTTCGGAGAACTTCCTTGGGATGAATTTATGGAAATCTTAAAAGGAAACGGACCTTGCAATAAAAAGCGTATCGAAACCAAGAGAAAAGCTCAAAGAGAAAACTCTTGGGTGAAAGAAGCAGCGGTAGCTTTTGCGGAAAAACAACAAAAAGAAGTAATATAATAATGTAACAATATACCAATGTAGAAATGTAACAATCATTGTCATGCTGAGCTTGTCGAAGCATCTCATTGTTAAACTGGTACATTGATACATTGTTAAATTAATTTGACTATGGCAAATTTAGATATGTGGGAAGTGTTTATTCAAACTAAACCGGGATTATCTCACAAACACGTTGGAATTGTACAGGCACCAACAGCAGAAATGGCTTTGCAGAATGCAAGAGACGTTTATACAAGAAGAAAAGAAGGAACTTCTGTTTGGGTAGTTCCAAGCAAATATATTGTGACTTCGGAAGGTGTGGATAAAGAAGCATTCTTCGATCCGGCTGATGACAAGCTATACCGTCACCCGACGTTCTATGATATTCCAAACGATGTAAAAAATATGTAATAAGACTTTCGAGATAATAGACAGATAGATAAAAGACCTTAAGGTTTACTCGTCTATTTTCTATCCATCTATCATCTATCCGTCTTTAAATTGATTAAACAATGAACCCATTATATAATTATTTATTAAAACTCGCAGACGACAGTTTCATTATGGGACAGCGTTTGTCTGCATGGTGTGGTGAAGGTCCTTATTTGGAGGAAGATATTGCATTGACAAACATTGCGCTGGATGAACTAGGACAGGCTAATAACTTTTATGTTTATGCTTCAAGAGTAATAGATAACGGTAAAAGTGAAGACGATTTAGCCTTTTTAAGATACGAACACGAATATGTAAATGCACACTGGACGGAACTTCCAAACGAAGATTATGCTCAGACCATTCTGAAAGTGTACGTTTTTTCAGTGTATCAGAAACTGATGTACGAGGCATTGTCAAACTCTGCAGATGAAGAACTTTCGGCTATAGCACAAAAATCATTAAAAGAAGTAAGATATCATTATACTCATGCTGCATCCTGGATGAAAATCTTCGCACAGGGAACAGAAAAAAGTAAATTCCGTGTCGTAAAAGCAATTGAAGATATCTGGGAATATACAAAAGGTCTTTTTGCCAAAACAGAAGGTGAAGATGATCTTATTGCTTTAAACATCGTTCCGAATGCAGATGCTCTTTACGAAGAATTTCTTGTCATTACGAAGAAAGATTTTGCTGATTTCGGTTTAGAATATCCTGAAAACCCCTTCATGCAGCCTAAATCAAGAACAGGATATCATACAGAATATTTCGGATTTATTCTTTGTGAGCTTCAGTATATGCAGAGAGCGTATCCTGGATGTACCTGGTAATAAGTCATGAAGAAGATGCTTCTGGGGATATTGGCTTTTTTTCTTGCAGCATATGTGATAGTATGTGTTGGAATCTATTTCTATCAGGAGAAAATTATTTTTTATCCTGAAAAATTACCGGAAAACTATAAATTTAAATTTGAGGGTGATTTTGAAGAAATAACAATCAAAACACAGGATAATAAGCATTTGAACTCTGTTCTGTTTAAAGCTCAAAACCCAAAAGGAGTCATCTTTTATCTTCATGGAAATGGAGGATCAATAAATGGCTGGGGAGAAGTAGCTCAGTTATATCGCAGTATGAATTATGATACGTTTATGCTTGATTATCGGGGCTACGGAAAAAGTGAAGATAAAATTAATAGTAAAGATCAGCTTTTCTCGGATGTTGAAAGTGCTTACAAAGAGCTTTTGAAAAAATATCCGGAGAACAAAATTATTATTTTAGGATATTCTGTAGGAACAGGGCTGGCTGCAAAATTAGCATCAATGCATAACGCAAGATTATTGATTTTACAGGCACCTTATTATAGTATAGAAGATGAAATGAGTCAGAAATTCTCATTTCTTCCGAAATTTCTACTGAAATATAATTTTGAAACTGGTGAATATTTAAAAAACGTTAAGTCGCCGGTAGTTATTTTTCATGGTGATAAAGATGAGGTTATTAATTATAAAGCATCTTTAAAACTTAAAGATAATTTCAAAAAAGATGACAGCTTGATTATATTAAAGAATCAGTCTCACAACGGAATAACAGATAATTTGGATTATCAGAACAGAATGAAAGTAATTCTTGATTCTGATAAAAAATAAAATATGAATCAGCTTTTAGATTTATTAAAAACAATTCCCGATCCGGAAATTCCGGTTATTGATATTGTAGAATTAGGAATTGTAAGAGATGCACAGGTCACAGGTGAAAATACATGTGAAGTAATCATTACGCCTACTTATTCTGCCTGTCCTGCTATGTTTACCATTGAGGAGGATATTATCAAAATGATGAAAGAAAACGGTTGGGATGCAAAAGTAGTGACCAAGATGTTTCCGATCTGGACAACAGATTGGTTAACGGATGAAGCGAGGGAAAAACTCCGTGTCTACGGAATCACACCTCCCGAAAAAGGAGCAGACGAACATCACATCGGAAAACCGAAAAAATGTCCGCGCTGTGGTTCTGAGCATACCAAACAGATCAGCAGATTTGGATCTACCTTGTGTAAGGCATCTTATCAATGCTTAGACTGTCTGGAGCCATTTGATTATTTTAAATGTCATTGATGAGTAATCAACCAATCTGCATAAAATTTACGCCTATGCAAAGCATAACGAAGGATTTGTTAGATTGTCAAATTATTAGACTGTTACATTAATTTATATTGTTAAATTAGTGCGTCGTTAAATAATAAATTAATAAAAACTATGTATACACAACTTGATATTGAAACGCATTTTGACGGGAAGCTTAAAATCGCATATCTTAATCAACCGGAAACAATGAACGCCCTTACCAAGCCGGCTTTATCAGATCTTAGAGATTTTGTTAAAGAATGCAGTGAAGACGAAACGGTAAGATGTGTTGCTATTTCCGGAAGGGGAAGAGCGTTTTGCTCAGGTCAGAATCTGGATGAAGCCTTTGTGGTAGGTAAAGAACACCATGATCATGACATCATTAGAAAAATTGTGGTAGACTATTATAACCCTTTAGTGTTAGAAGTTACCCGTTGCAAAAAACCGGTTATCGCTTTAGTAAACGGTCCTGCAGTGGGAGCTGGAGCAATGTTGGCTTTAATCTCTGACTTCGTTTTAGCGAATGAGAAAGCATATTTTGCTCAGGCATTTTCAAATATCGGTTTAATTCCTGATACAGGAGGAACGTACTTCTTACCGAAACTTTTAGGTAGACAATTAGCCAATTATTTAGCATTTACAGGTAAAAAATTATCTGCAGAAGAATCTAAAACTCATGGTCTTGTCGCTGAAGTTTTCACTGAAGAAGAATTCGTTCCAAAATCTATGGAAATCCTTGAAAGAATGGCGAATATGCCTACAGCTGCTCTTAAGCTTACCAAAAAAGCTTTTGCCAATTCTTATACCAATACTTTGAAAGAACAGCTTGAGCTGGAAGGAGATCTTCAGCAGGAAGCTGCAGGCACAGAAGACTTCATTGAAGGAGTAAATGCCTTTTTACAGAAAAGAAAACCTAATTATAAAGGAAGATAAATTTCGTATTAATGTATTCATGTAAAGTGTATTAATGATTTTTAAAACGATTTACATGAATACATTTTACATTAATACATTGTACAAATAAAAATGAATATTGGAATTATTGGGGCAGGAACCATGGGTGTAGGAATTGCTCAGGTGGCTGCAACAGCAGGCTGCAAAGTAGTTTTATTCGACGCTAATGCTCCGCAAATTGATAAAGCGCTTTCTGGTTTAGAAAAGACCCTTCAAAAGCTGGCTGAGAAAGGTAAAATCTCTCAGGAAAAAGCAGCAGAAATCAGAAACAATATCGTAAAAGGTGAGGCACTGCAGGATTTAAAAGATTCTGATTTGGTGATTGAAGCGATTATTGAAAACAAAGACATTAAAACCAAAGTGTTTACAGAACTTGAAAACTATGTTTCAGAAAGTTGTATACTCAGTTCCAATACCTCATCTATTTCTATCACCTCTCTTGGTGCAGAACTAAAGAAACCGGAGCGTTTCATCGGAATTCACTTTTTCAATCCGGCTCCGTTGATGCCTTTAGTGGAA is a genomic window containing:
- a CDS encoding 2Fe-2S iron-sulfur cluster-binding protein, which translates into the protein MNSFYKLKTVKVQKDTSEAVSVAVEIPEELKDKFRFKQGQYLNFRMMINGNEERRSYSICNAPSEKSNTLEVLVKLLEGGKVSGYFNEHLHMDEILEVMPPMGGFNTSYHPTNVKTYVGLAAGSGITPVLSNIKESLYQEPNSTAYLFYSNRSMNHILRKAEIDRLVEHFNGRLKVIYLVSREKHEDPVFEGRISSEKLEQLFERYTDIDVREATYFICGPAEMIKGIADYLKKDKKVPAIQVLFEYFTAPDEENTEEMSDEFKAIANIESMVTVIIDDDEYSFHLNSKKESILDKALKDNLPVPFACKGGVCCTCKAEVLEGEVFMEKNYALTEDEVARGFVLTCQCHPTTNVVMLNYDV
- the paaA gene encoding 1,2-phenylacetyl-CoA epoxidase subunit PaaA produces the protein MDLEKFVQYVHDENKVEPKDVMPDDYRKLLVRQISQHAHSEIVGMLPEANWISRAPSLRRKMALLAKVQDEAGHGLYLYSATETLGNGTIRADRDATYDDMLEGKAKYSSIFNYPTLSWADIGAIGWLVDGAAIMNQVMLMGNSYGPYSRAMVKICKEESFHQRQGYEILMALCRGTKQQKEMAQASLNRFWWPALMMFGPNDDSSPNSKISMNYRVKRESNDNLRQRFIDVTVSQAEFLGLTVPDKDLKWNEERQHYDFGELPWDEFMEILKGNGPCNKKRIETKRKAQRENSWVKEAAVAFAEKQQKEVI
- the paaB gene encoding 1,2-phenylacetyl-CoA epoxidase subunit PaaB, whose product is MANLDMWEVFIQTKPGLSHKHVGIVQAPTAEMALQNARDVYTRRKEGTSVWVVPSKYIVTSEGVDKEAFFDPADDKLYRHPTFYDIPNDVKNM
- the paaC gene encoding 1,2-phenylacetyl-CoA epoxidase subunit PaaC; this translates as MNPLYNYLLKLADDSFIMGQRLSAWCGEGPYLEEDIALTNIALDELGQANNFYVYASRVIDNGKSEDDLAFLRYEHEYVNAHWTELPNEDYAQTILKVYVFSVYQKLMYEALSNSADEELSAIAQKSLKEVRYHYTHAASWMKIFAQGTEKSKFRVVKAIEDIWEYTKGLFAKTEGEDDLIALNIVPNADALYEEFLVITKKDFADFGLEYPENPFMQPKSRTGYHTEYFGFILCELQYMQRAYPGCTW
- a CDS encoding alpha/beta hydrolase; this translates as MKKMLLGILAFFLAAYVIVCVGIYFYQEKIIFYPEKLPENYKFKFEGDFEEITIKTQDNKHLNSVLFKAQNPKGVIFYLHGNGGSINGWGEVAQLYRSMNYDTFMLDYRGYGKSEDKINSKDQLFSDVESAYKELLKKYPENKIIILGYSVGTGLAAKLASMHNARLLILQAPYYSIEDEMSQKFSFLPKFLLKYNFETGEYLKNVKSPVVIFHGDKDEVINYKASLKLKDNFKKDDSLIILKNQSHNGITDNLDYQNRMKVILDSDKK
- the paaD gene encoding 1,2-phenylacetyl-CoA epoxidase subunit PaaD produces the protein MNQLLDLLKTIPDPEIPVIDIVELGIVRDAQVTGENTCEVIITPTYSACPAMFTIEEDIIKMMKENGWDAKVVTKMFPIWTTDWLTDEAREKLRVYGITPPEKGADEHHIGKPKKCPRCGSEHTKQISRFGSTLCKASYQCLDCLEPFDYFKCH
- a CDS encoding enoyl-CoA hydratase/isomerase family protein gives rise to the protein MYTQLDIETHFDGKLKIAYLNQPETMNALTKPALSDLRDFVKECSEDETVRCVAISGRGRAFCSGQNLDEAFVVGKEHHDHDIIRKIVVDYYNPLVLEVTRCKKPVIALVNGPAVGAGAMLALISDFVLANEKAYFAQAFSNIGLIPDTGGTYFLPKLLGRQLANYLAFTGKKLSAEESKTHGLVAEVFTEEEFVPKSMEILERMANMPTAALKLTKKAFANSYTNTLKEQLELEGDLQQEAAGTEDFIEGVNAFLQKRKPNYKGR